In the genome of Cetobacterium ceti, one region contains:
- the tpx gene encoding thiol peroxidase yields MKKVTFQGNELTLVGEQIKVGDVAPNFKAVKPDLSEFTLGSLKGKTVVITSMPSVDTPVCELQTIRFNKEAGKLDKVHVITISEDLPFAIGRFCANKEIKSAITLSDYKDHDFANKYGLLIKELNLLGRTVIVIDKEGIVRYVEIVPEITHEPNYEEALNIIHHVR; encoded by the coding sequence ATGAAAAAAGTAACTTTTCAAGGAAATGAATTAACTTTAGTAGGAGAACAAATTAAAGTTGGAGATGTAGCCCCTAATTTTAAAGCAGTAAAACCTGACTTAAGTGAATTTACATTAGGATCATTAAAAGGAAAAACAGTTGTTATAACAAGTATGCCATCTGTTGATACTCCAGTTTGTGAATTACAAACAATAAGATTTAATAAAGAAGCTGGAAAATTAGATAAAGTTCATGTAATAACAATATCTGAAGATTTACCATTTGCAATAGGAAGATTTTGTGCAAATAAAGAAATAAAAAGTGCAATAACTTTATCAGATTATAAAGATCATGATTTTGCAAATAAATATGGATTATTAATAAAAGAATTAAATTTATTAGGAAGAACTGTAATTGTAATTGATAAAGAGGGAATTGTAAGATATGTAGAAATAGTTCCAGAGATAACACATGAGCCTAATTATGAAGAAGCTCTTAATATAATTCACCATGTAAGATAA
- a CDS encoding Hsp20/alpha crystallin family protein: MDKNNPVEKFTNFFTELLEDKNPLEHIGKNIIPSMNLYETENKYVIEVCAPGISKEELKVKISASAIIISYFTKKIEDDSEKKFYSKREFIYKDFEKKSSIPENILKEQIVANFENGILTITLPKDLTKEEKEEEIEIL; this comes from the coding sequence ATGGATAAAAATAACCCTGTTGAAAAATTTACAAACTTTTTTACAGAACTTTTAGAAGATAAAAATCCTTTAGAACACATTGGAAAAAATATTATTCCTTCTATGAATCTTTATGAAACTGAGAACAAATATGTTATTGAAGTTTGTGCCCCTGGAATTTCTAAAGAAGAATTAAAAGTAAAAATAAGTGCAAGTGCTATTATCATATCTTATTTTACAAAAAAAATAGAAGATGATTCTGAAAAGAAATTTTATTCTAAACGAGAATTTATTTATAAAGATTTTGAAAAAAAATCTTCTATTCCTGAAAATATTTTAAAAGAACAAATAGTGGCAAATTTTGAAAATGGTATTTTAACAATAACTTTACCAAAAGATTTGACAAAAGAAGAAAAAGAAGAAGAAATTGAAATTTTATAA